The following are from one region of the Lytechinus pictus isolate F3 Inbred chromosome 4, Lp3.0, whole genome shotgun sequence genome:
- the LOC129259123 gene encoding adenylate kinase 9-like isoform X12, translated as MEILKTMAENEEETNLPQFGAPTPSVTIDMLETRPNTHILLDSVTPAAGEGVHRGGSRLDPAGGAVSRALSVVSGSNAQESHISDMIKRMEEDPFDEDQTELRFLHSKPTCFIILGKPGVGKTTLAKRLAQAWRCQMVNVTELMLQHINLQTEMGVRLQEILHKGGAVPEELAVKLIEDKINSPEVAHHGYVLDDFPCVNEEYMNASDQLEFIKNWKLKPDFIINLRIPDEDLEMRRIGQRVDSLNNTLYAQDVWNPEKPEPQQKKGGGEDEEEEDEEEEEEEEPEMNLDPEMGEEEKIELTMEIIERLVQRPEDLKPHAAESIDAYKDKLLKMFEDYMADHDQQYLIEMDGNKTAPFLFRELMNKLNTYILRRAAVPIRLQNAEEEDIPDDIETEELMRTLGGTNLVAPRYRWRRSKWARACPVELQKGNVVQGKPEFAVGFLDKIYVMSGPDAMETFLKNPRPYLVSPQPRPPCKLCVVGPPLSGKTSLCHLLSHKFNARVLDVNELIKSRMESHKGKQIELAKQEAIESAVATIKAKLREKEETGSEGDGPDDHDDAPEEEEKEAKTSDTEESRAEGEGEEEGAGEGVGEEEDGEKSRIKAAEETEGEAEASEEKEEEGETTAQDSVTGVTEGDGTETIAASQHPTEDLSTITGVAPTVSQISEDVDENHPEVIQMVEAAVKEAEKLSYPIGADQYADCVEEAVVEIHRELRKKDPNGPGAGGWIIDNFPQSRDHWTVLLDRGLAPDEVICLKDSSENGLYLMKRWYRLNRDEVDTKARERKEAEEREKQRVLDDARIQEELEKEEAAKAAAAAVEEGGDEDAAKTQEEKPEGEKEEGDQEGEAEGEKDGEKDGEAAGEGGAGGGEEGEASPTSGGGVEGDAAPGVSDGEQKPKEGTTTDADLTTTVTSYEEKAKTEEEEEEEDKPPPVPVPEEDPLPPDGPETSKFKDQRNEFEREWPSIQALLTGTINLDPIQIEIENKKTEDIIKESHTMVELPYTYRPWEYNSIDMDEEDEDAAAEADEEGDEMEEEEDEEVTKNKKKQFGDTKHFCPVALKEKFVLWPSNPEIAAKYREKVYYCSNPEARDKFIAEPTTFVAKGRPFQPPPVRLLMLGPKGAGKSLHARAMADKLGLFHISFKDRLQELIIKKTKKKIGPEFEEEEEEPEEEEPEEEEPVEGLKDGIPVVSEPNDAAAAEQTEEDNEEGGEEEQEVELNEFEENIKGNLMGDESLSIDSLEKIIPDWWNLEPYKSTGFILEGFPRTSEEAQFMAENGFFPDAAILLNVEDSDITSRMLPPKLEKWRKRRDRRVARREKRKAKKKKEREEAIKKRRQELISEADDRKAKRQAQRAADRDSDDSEPSDEEGFDDEEEEDIEAMLAEEFEEEEEEEEEEEELEEDAVERLKNEIGEVYDDDTSRIAGLQETLDEIMIPRMELNGGRKPHIVRFTLEQSLRPVQEFRESLFEKVYPIREMVARKMLQIGYKHQSRFGRWCPVKLLEGDCIQPMQGHTYPTFPAVYRQHIYFMSTPQAREEFVMHPLKYLKQPSPKPVVPVRMAIIGPPKSGKTSLANRFASDYGMMRLSIGEAVRFILTQQPKTQLAKLINAQIKKGIPLPDELAIRALEVNLLDTRSSTRGYVLDGYPVSKHQVDLMTEHGIIPVVILELSVDSRELMVRGMKDRHSSERLLPLHDSAQILALKIAAWQKEITSVREYYKETHKNWVSVTGEKSKWWVWNRAADHSKDSVRRIQDYLQRISEGKAASIADMCITPKEFFSRLGDFGQYCPVSLAKDGELVDCAGQINLDNAAEFRGRYYKMENPEKVKEFLARPELYVPPQAPRALPPPELLPKRRTAIDAKKMFPMQIELQGYCPVTYLDGKLRYEAILPGNPDLIVEYRENMYCFDSEEKLQKFMRYPERYYNLKLPHKLPPRKDPLLVTSLPMLGYMEQTISTAITKALTATGCFKPKFPFVSPSRSALLYLAFHLKAYNPKSSDYVRKKYRKKLDQFEEHCELIRYLGNQMGPRSRSPKELPIDFDHKMLLFLNLKGREPTPSTLVAM; from the exons ATGGAGATCTTGAAAACTATGGCGGAGAACGAG GAAGAAACAAATTTACCCCAGTTTGGGGCCCCAACCCCAAGTGTAACAATAGACATGTTAGAGACCCGTCCAAACACCCATATTCTGCTGGATTCAGTGACACCAGCAGCTGGAGAGGGGGTGCACAGAGGAGGTAGTAGGCTAGACCCTGCAGGCGGTGCTGTGAGCAGGGCATTGAGTGTCGTTAGTGGAAGCAATGCACAGGAAAGTCACATCTCGGATATGATCAAACGTATGGAGGAAGATCCCTTTGATGAAGACCAG ACTGAGCTTCGTTTCCTCCACTCTAAGCCCACATGTTTCATCATCCTGGGTAAACCTGGTGTTGGTAAGACCACCTTAGCCAAGAGGTTAGCCCAGGCATGGAGATGTCAGATGGTGAATGTAACGGAGTTGATGCTCCAGCATATTAACCTCCAGACGGAGATGGGTGTAAGACTCCAGGAGATCCTTCATAAAGGTGGAGCAGTCCCAGAGGAGCTTGCCGTCAAGCTGATAGAGGATAAGATTAACTCGCCAGAGGTGGCACATCATG GTTATGTTTTGGATGATTTCCCCTGTGTAAATGAAGAGTACATGAATGCTTCAGATCAATTAGAATTTATCAAGAATTGGAAACTTAAACCAGATTTCATCATCAACTTGAGG ATACCTGATGAAGACCTTGAGATGAGGCGGATTGGACAACGAGTAGATTCACTAAACAACACACTGTATGCACAGGATGTATGGAACCCTGAGAAACCAGAACCACAGCAGaagaaaggaggaggagaagatgaagaggaggaagatgaagaagaggaggaggaagaagaaccAGAAATGAATCTAGACCCTGAAATG ggagaggaagagaagaTTGAATTGACGATGGAGATTATTGAGAGATTGGTTCAGAGACCTGAAGATCTTAAGCCCCATGCCGCTGAGAGTATCGATGCTTACAAAGATAAACTACTCAAGATGTTTGAG GATTATATGGCAGATCATGATCAGCAATACCTGATTGAGATGGACGGGAACAAAACGGCTCCTTTCCTCTTCAGAGAACTCATGAACAAACTCAATACCTACATCCTCCGTCGGGCTGCCGTACCAATCCGCCTCCAGAACGCTGAGGAAGAAGACATCCCTGACGATATTGAGACAGAAGAACTTATGAGGACATTGGGCGGGACCAATTTGGTTGCCCCAAGATACAGGTGGAGGAGGAGCAAGTGGGCGAGGGCGTGTCCTGTTGAGCTCCAGAAAGGGAATGTTGTCCAGGGAAAGCCGGAATTCGCAGTTGG ATTCTTGGATAAGATCTATGTAATGTCAGGCCCTGATGCTATGGAGACCTTCTTGAAGAACCCTCGTCCATACCTAGTTAGTCCTCAGCCTAGACCTCCATGTAAGCTGTGCGTAGTAGGACCACCTCTTTCAGGGAAGACATCGCTGTGTCATCTGCTCTCTCACAAGTTCAATGCAAGG GTACTAGATGTGAATGAACTAATCAAATCACGGATGGAGTCTCACAAAGGCAAGCAGATTGAACTAGCTAAACAAGAAGCCATAGAGTCAGCTGTAGCAACAATCAAAGCCAAACtcagagaaaaggaagaaa CTGGATCGGAAGGGGATGGTCCTGATGATCACGATGATGCCCCTGAAG aagaagagaaagaagcgAAGACGTCAGATACAGAGGAGTCCAGAgcggaaggggagggggaggaggagggggcaGGGGAAGGagtaggagaagaagaagatggag AGAAATCAAGAATAAAGGCGGCTGAAGAAACTGAAGGAGAAGCTGAGGCTTcagaggagaaagaagaagaag GCGAGACCACTGCCCAGGATTCTGTTACAGGAGTGACTGAAGGAGACGGTACAGAGACCATTGCTGCGTCACAGCATCCCACCGAAGACCTGTCTACCATTACCGGGGTTGCTCCTACTGTATCACAGATATCTGAAGATGTGGATGAAAACCACCCAGAG GTGATCCAAATGGTAGAAGCTGCAGTGAAGGAAGCTGAGAAGCTCTCCTATCCCATAGGTGCTGATCAGTATGCAGACTGTGTAGAGGAAGCTGTAGTTGAGATACATAGAGAACTCAGAAAGAAAGATCCTAATGGACCTGG TGCTGGTGGATGGATCATTGATAACTTCCCTCAATCCCGGGACCACTGGACAGTCTTGCTTGACCGTGGTCTGGCCCCTGATGAGGTCATCTGCCTCAAGGACAGCAGTGAGAACGGTCTTTACCTGATGAAGCGATGGTACAGACTCAACAGAGATGAGGTGGACACCAAGGCGAGAGAGAGGAAAGAagcagaagagagagagaaacaaaggGTCTTAGACGATGCAAG GATACAAGAGGAACTTGAGAAGGAAGAAGCGGCTAAAGCAGCAGCAGCGGCAGTAGAAGAgggtggtgatgaagatg CAGCAAAAACGCAGGAAGAGAAAcctgaaggagaaaaagaagaaggagaccAAGAAGGAGAAGCAGAAGGAGAAAAGGATGGAGAGAAGGATGGAGAGGCAGCTGGAGAAGGAGGAGCAGGAGGTGGAGAGGAAGGAGAAG CTTCTCCCACTTCTGGTGGAGGGGTGGAGGGTGATGCAGCACCGGGCGTGTCTGATGGTGAACAAAAACCCAAAG AAGGCACTACAACTGATGCAGACCTTACTACTACTGTAACTTCTTATGAAGAAAAAG CTAAGActgaggaagaagaagaggaagaggataAACCTCCTCCTGTTCCTGTCCCTGAAGAAGACCCTCTTCCTCCCGATGGTCCAGAGACAAGCAAGTTCAAAGATCAGAGGAATGAGTTTGAGAGAGAGTGGCCGTCCATCCAAGCTCTACTCACAGGAACTATCAACCTTGATCCGATCCAGATAGAGATTGAGAACAAGAAGACTGAGGATATCATCAAGGAATCACATACCATGGTGGAAC TACCGTACACCTACAGACCATGGGAGTATAATAGTATTGATATGGATGAAGAGGATGAAGATGCAGCAGCTGAAGCTGATGAGGAGGGAGATGAGATGGAGGAAGAAGAG gaTGAGGAAGTCACTAAGAATAAGAAGAAGCAGTTTGGTGATACCAAGCACTTCTGTCCTGTAGCTCTGAAGGAGAAGTTTGTCCTATGGCCTAGTAACCCAGAGATAGCAGCTAAGTACAGGGAGAAGGTCTACTACTGTTCCAACCCAGAGGCTAGGGATAAGTTCATCGCTGAACCAACCACGTTTGTGGCTAAAGGAAGGCCGTTTCAG CCTCCTCCAGTTCGGCTGTTAATGCTTGGCCCCAAGGGTGCAGGCAAGTCCCTCCATGCAAGAGCTATGGCAGACAAACTAGGCCTGTTCCACATCAGCTTCAAAGATCGGCTCCAGGAACTCATCATCAAGAAGACCAAGAAGAAGATAGGACCAGAGtttgaagaggaggaggaggagccaGAAGAGGAAGAGCCAGAAGAGGAAGAGCCAGTAGAAGGACTGAAGGATGGAATACCAGTTGTATCAGAACCAAATGATG CTGCTGCTGCAGAACAGACTGAGGAGGACAATGAAGAAGGG GGAGAGGAGGAGCAGGAGGTGGAGTTGAATGAGTTTGAAGAGAACATCAAGGGTAACCTAATGGGTGATGAATCACTCAGCATAGACTCACTGGAGAAGATTATACCAGACTGGTGGAATTTAGAACCTTACAA ATCAACTGGTTTCATCTTGGAAGGGTTCCCTCGCACCTCCGAGGAAGCTCAATTCATGGCTGAAAATGGCTTTTTCCCAGACGCTGCTATCCTGCTCAATGTAGAAGATTCAGACATCACAAGCAGAATGCTCCCGCCCAAGCTGGAGAAATGGCGTAAGCGACGTGATCGCAGGGTGGCACGGAGAGAGAAGCGTAAGgccaagaagaagaaggagcGAGAGGAGGCGATCAAGAAGCGACGACAAGAACTCATCTCAGAGGCGGATGATAGGAAAGCAAAGAGACAG GCTCAGAGAGCAGCAGATAGAGACAGCGATGACTCAGAACCATCAGATGAAGAAGGGTTTGATGATGAGGAAGAGGAAGATATCGAGGCTATGCTGGCTGAAGAGTttgaagaagaggaggaagaagaggaagaggaggaggagttAGAAGAAGACGCCGTTGAGAGACTGAAGAATGAAATTGGCGAGGTGTATGATGATGATACAAGTCGCATCGCAGGCTTACAg GAAACTCTTGACGAGATCATGATCCCTCGGATGGAACTGAACGGAGGTCGCAAGCCTCACATTGTCCGCTTCACCCTTGAGCAGAGTCTGAGACCCGTCCAGGAGTTTAGAGAGAGTCTCTTTGAGAAGGTGTATCCTATCAGGGAGATGGTAGCTAGGAAGATGCTACAGATTGGTTATAAACATCAGTCAAGGTTTGGAAGATGGTGTCCTGTAAAGCTACTGGAAGGAGACTGTATACAACCAATGCAG GGTCACACCTACCCAACGTTCCCAGCAGTATACCGTCAGCACATTTACTTCATGTCTACCCCTCAAGCTAGAGAGGAGTTTGTCATGCATCCATTGAAGTATCTGAAGCAACCGTCTCCCAAGCCTGTTGTCCCTGTAAGGATGGCCATCATTGGACCACCAAAGTCTGGAAAAACTTCAT TGGCCAACCGATTTGCATCAGATTACGGTATGATGAGACTGTCTATCGGTGAAGCAGTCAGGTTTATCTTGACCCAACAACCCAAGACACAGCTAGCTAAACTTATCAATGCTCAGATCAAGAAGGGTATCCCGCTCCCTGATGAACTTGCCATACGAGCCCTAGAGGTCAATCTCCTTGATACGAGGTCATCGACCAGAGG CTACGTCCTTGATGGTTACCCAGTCTCCAAACACCAGGTTGATCTAATGACAGAGCACGGTATTATCCCAGTGGTTATTCTTGAGCTTAGTGTTGATAGCAGGGAACTCATGGTCAGAGGAATGAAAGATAGACATTCTTCAGAAAG gtTGTTACCGCTCCATGACAGCGCCCAGATCTTAGCTCTGAAGATTGCTGCCTGGCAGAAAGAGATTACTTCTGTGAGGGAGTATTATAAAGAGACTCATAAGAACTGGGTCAGTGTGACAGGAGAGAAGTCTAAGTGGTGGGTTTGGAACAGAGCTGCTGACCATTCTAAGGACAGCGTTCGTAGGATACAAGACTATCTGCAGAGGATATCAGAGG GCAAGGCAGCATCTATCGCTGACATGTGTATCACACCAAAGGAGTTCTTCTCCCGTCTTGGTGACTTTGGCCAGTACTGTCCAGTCAGCCTGGCCAAAGATGGTGAGCTGGTGGACTGCGCCGGACAGATCAACCTAGACAACGCTGCAGAATTCCGCGGTCGCTACTACAAGATGGAGAACCCTGAGAAGGTCAAGGAGTTCCTGGCCAGACCAGAACTCTATGTGCCACCTCAAGCTCCTAGAGCATTACCTCCTCCAGAGCTGCTGCCTAAGAGGAGAACAGCCATTGATGCTAAGAAGATGTTCCCTATGCAGATTGAGCTGCAGGGATACTGTCCTGTTACCTACCTGGATGGAAAGCTGAG GTATGAAGCAATCCTTCCAGGCAACCCGGATCTTATTGTGGAGTACAGGGAAAATATGTACTGCTTTGATTCTGAAGAAAAACTGCAGAAATTCATGAG GTATCCTGAGCGTTACTACAACCTGAAGTTACCTCACAAGTTACCACCCAGGAAGGACCCTCTCCTTGTGACCTCACTGCCTATGTTAGGTTATATGGAACAAACAATCTCAACTGCTATCACCAAGGCTCTTACTGCAACGGGCTGCTTCAAACCAAAGTTCCCCTTCGTCTCACCCTCAAGATCAGCGTTGCTATATCTGGCATTCCATCTCAAAG CGTACAACCCCAAGAGCTCCGACTATGTTCGCAAGAAGTACCGCAAGAAACTGGACCAGTTTGAGGAGCACTGTGAACTCATCCGTTACCTAGGCAACCAGATGGGACCACGATCTCGTAGTCCCAAAGAGCTTCCTATTGACTTTGATCACAAGATGCTTCTCTTTCTCAATCTAAAAGGACGAGAGCCTACACCATCAACATTGGTCGCTATGTAA